The window CTATGTCAGCTCCTCCCCgctcccctttttttcttttgctggtgAAAAtatgtgaaagagaaagagagggatcCCCACCACCAACTGTCTGAAATGAGAAAGTTTTGGGACACAGAAGAAGAGGAGGTGGAGAGAAAGCCTTAATACTGGGCATCACGAGCAGACCCAGAGATAACTTAtttggggttgttttgtttttcttaaaaaacttactgaaatatagttgatttacaatgctgtgttagtttcaggtatacagcaaagttattcagttatcatctttttttagattattttccatcacagattattacaaaatactgaatatagttccctgtgctatacagtaggtatttgttggttacctattttatatatagtagtgtgaaaGAGAACTTATTTTGTGAAAACAAagattagaggggaaaaaagaagagacgCCCTCACACACAAGCCACTCTCACACAGGATTCTTTTTAAACGTAATTAAGTGCCCAATTTCTACCTTGTGAATGCCGTGTTTCTACTCATTAATACATAGCCACAAGGAAAAATGCACATCTATTAAACACCTGCTCAATCTGAGAAAAAAGGCCGGTAAGGAGGACAAATGTTTTTAGCTTGtccatattttctcatttgtctaCAATGAGTTCCTATAATTTATGcaataatattgaaaatattttgtaagtgAATAAGgggaagacagatttttttttttcatctttgcatCTGTCTTGTCTTCTGAAAATGGCAGGATTCCCCAGAAATAGAGATGTTTCTTGCTGTTGGTTTTGAGAATGGTAGTTAATTAATTGTAGTTGATCTTCACAGTATAGAATGAGGGTGATCTGATGTCCTCAGTGGTTTAACActatttaacataaaatattaaggaatGACAATCAGGGAGCCATGTATCagtatattttcttaatattttttattattccaaATTGTAAACATTTAAACTTTCATGTATTTTCTGTTATTATAAAGGGAGTAAAATAGAATCCTTGGGAAAAATACTATCAAAGATGATAAGGATATAGAGAAGACtttaaaatgagagaaacagGCTTAAAACAGGTCTTTTATTTGAATACTGAATACATAATATTTGTACAGAGTGTGCTGGGGATGaagtttattaaagaaaaaaaaaaaacactggcagaaatacaattaaaatgggaaaaaaaatcgaATATAACACAAATGACAAATAGATACAAGAGCATTCTATGAAGCCTGCTTTGGGCATTCCATCATCTGATAAGTTATAGTTTATAGTTTAAACTTACTCCAGACATGAGTATTTGGAACCACCATCTATAAAACATGACATAGAAAATCAAAGAGTACATCACAATTTATGATGTACATcacaatttcattaaaatatctttaatgaaataaaaatctaacAATTAGAAAACGGTtaaactatttattaaaaaaaaaaaaagaaaaatccctcaAACTAGTGTCCATATTAGAGGCGACAGTGTTTCTTGGGCAGTTTCCAACATAAAATAAGACCACATTGAACATTCCATACTGAAATTTATCTTTTCAGTACAAACAGTAGGCTTCTGGCCGTTAGAGCAGAACGACTCAGATTTAGTTTTCACTTTCTCTGGCTTCTCAAAGCAGCAGTAAGACAAGTCTCAGGATCATCAAGAGGCTGGATTAAAACAAGACAGGCAAGGGGAGGTGACTCAGGAGGTGAGAGAAGGCTCACATGCCCACCTAACCTGTGTGGTACTAGACCCTGGCTTCCAGGGTGCGGCTCTGCTGCTACTCCCTGGACCAGAGATGCTCTCAGGATCCCTGTACTTGAACTTTCCAGATGTGACTGAACTGGCCACTTAAAAAATGTTCACTAAGTGAAGGAGAAAAATCAGAATTTAATGTTCTGAGAATCTGGGCTGAACTTTCATAAGAGAAATGTTAGGAAACAAAATTTTCAATAGATAGTAAAGGCAAGGAGCTTGAAAAACTCATCAAGGGGCAATTTTGTGTTATTATTACAATCTCAGCTACTTTCCAAGCTTGGAGTCTTGAGTTTTTAACCTGTAAACCCTACTTTGACTTTCCACCACTAAGTATCATCATTAGAACAGGACCCTCATTAGAAATCAGGCCTGTATAATCACACTTTCATTCCCAAATCATAAACATTATATCTAGCCACGCTAGAAAATTCTATTGAAAAGTAGAAAGCAGAAAATTTCTCATTCTGTTACCACCTAGAGATTACTAACATGAAGTATTTGAAGTATTTCCTTTCTATCTTGTTTTTCTATACACAGACTTTCAAAAAATTGAGATCACACTATATTTGGTTGTTTATTCTGTTTTCATCTCCTATTTTGTcattaatattttcaaacatcACTAAATGGTTTTTGAAAATATGAGATGCAATGCTTGCTCAATATTCCACTAAGTGGACAAAACAATTATTGAACCATTTCCTTACTGGTGAATTTTCAAGCTGCTTCTAATTTTTCAGTTCATCATATCTTCAACTAGACACAGAGTTGCAATAGACATCAGTCTTTAGAtatatctcattatttttttagCATAAATTGCCAAAAGTGAAAACCTACATCAGAGAAAATGAACACATTGATAGCTTTCAACATATAAAGGCAGCTTCcaagaagaatttaaaatgttatgcACAAATTTTTACTTGGGAATGTGCTTAATCTCATGGAAAGAATTACTGAGATTAAGAGAAATGTGAAGCTCcctgtttatcttttttaaaaatattaagttttcTCCCTTAAAAACTCAAAATAACTGTGAGACTGTCACTGTCGAACTCTCTAAGAGAGATACCAGATTTAAATGAATACACTTACTGTCTCAGACAGGTAAATCCTGAGAAAAAATGAGGctgattttaattctttattctgAAAAAAGGTAATTGTGTACATGTGATCAGATACTATAGCAACACTAAGTGTATTTGATAAAAACATTCCCAGGCACATAAATGTCAGCAATTGATTgaatggatgctgctgctgctgttgctaagtcgcttcagtcgtgtctgactctgtgcgaccccacaccaggctcccctgtcgctgggattctccaggcaagaacactggagtgggttgccatttccttctccaatgaatgaaagtgaaaagtgaaagtgaagtagctcagtcatgtccaactctttgcgaccccatggattgcagcctaccaggctcctctgcccatgggattttccaggcaagagtactggagtgggttgccattgccttctccagaatggaTGATGTTTGAAGGTTTTATAGTCATGCTGACtgtaataaaaattactttgacCTTTCAAGTTAAAACTGACTTTTGCTCAAAATTCAGCACTTCAAAATGACAGCAGAGGAAAGAATAGATCAAAATAGGTTTTTCTTACCTTAAACCTGCAACCAGTCCAGCTGGCATGATTTTCTTGGACCTCTTAAATCTCACCCCCATTATGGTGGCCAGGAAGAAAGCTGTAACTAAAAAACAGACCAGTGCATGAACCAGGGCCTCAAACATGTTATCAGTGCTTGCTTGTGAAACAGATGGATTTGATTTCAGCTTTCTAATATAACAATGATTATGTGTTGGTACTGAGTTGCTATGTTCTTGAAAAGATAAAGTGTTCTgtcaaaatactttataaattagCTAATCAAAAAGGTTTCTGAGTAAACAAGCATGTTAAAATCCATTACTGAAAtatcttgaaaagaaaaagtgtttttCTAACTTAAATGTCTATTTATAGAACACTCCTGGGAAGGCCAGGACTGTATCTTTTCCAAGTTTCCTCAGGAATACTAGGCAGTATGCCTAGACTCACAGGAGGCTTCCAATAAATGGAAGGGAAAGAATCAGTTTCTAAAGTGAATCTTTAAAGTAAGACctgattaataaaataatagtaggaaaaggctgactttattttgtagCATTCCATTTTCAAAAAAATGAATGCTTGGAGACGAAATATATAACAACAGtctaataataatacaaattcaGAAGCACCACACCAGCCTTTTAGGAGCTGAACCACTATGATAAGAGATTATGTAAGAGACTAGGCCATTGATATCACAATTTAAGAACAACTTTAAAGGCAAAATCACTTGCTGATACACAAATCAACATGACTGGCAATAAGATACATTTACTGTTTAAGTGCATATGAATAAAATGCCCAATATatgtgtatcattttttaaaatatttatttatttggctgtgctaggtcttagttgcagcacgtgggatctagtgccATGACCAGAAGTTCAGACCTACACCCCCTGccttagaaggcaaagtcttaaccactggacagtcagggaagccccagccttgCTTTTCTAGGTTCAATCTTAAGGCAAAGTGGAATCTAAAAGCAGTTTGTAAATTCAATAAAACAATCCAAGACTGTCTCTTTTTAGACATTTTCACAGTAATAAAAACTATGCTAATGTGCATTTAGGAGGGTTAGCAGAAAATTCAGACATAACTCctcattttttctaattttattttctcttcctagTAACAAACTTTACAGAAATATTCTTCTGAGGCCTGGCAGCAACATCATTACTTTTGATCGGGTCTGTGTAGAGAGGAACAAGAATAGCGTTCCATCTCCATACAAGCATTTTGCTACCTGCCAACTCACCAGTATTTTCTAGGACACCTGGGCTGGGTATTAAAAAGCTACCCCCAAGCTTTGATTCTGCATAACCAGGGAAAAAACGCCTTACACAGTGACAGCTTTACATCTCGCTTGTCATTGGAGACACGGTAAGCTCCATAGCCAGCCAAAAATCCAACAAAAAGACCAGCAATCAGAGACAGAACACCacctgcagggggaaaaaaaagtaagggTTCAGATAGAAAATCTGCAAATGAAGACATGCCTTTATCACTTAATGTGTGATATATGCAACACGTggaaaaaatgtgtttcttcttGGGCACTGTAACTGGACAAGACCAAATCATGTATCAGCTATCCATGGACAGTTTCTAAGAAATGACTGTTTCATGCAGAACCCCAAGTACACAGCAATGAGAGGGATGGGTGTGGAGATAAAGCCTGCCTTGGAGTAGCGCTTCCAATGGCAACTGCATGATCTTAGACAATTATCTAACTTCTTTATGCCCCTCTTTTATTCCCCCTATTCTCTTTGCCTCTATTATTTCACTCTCAGGTTGTGatgataaaaataagataaatgatGTTTTCAACTCATGGAGGTAGATGGGGTCCTATGCAAACCAAGCAGTGGTTCTGTCCTGAATAATTAACAAAGCTTCCAGCCTCAACACATCACGACTCAGGGGTGGATCAGGACCACAATGAGTAACAGGAAAAACCCGGTCTCTGATTCAGCTAACCAGCTGCCAACCCATCCCCTTCCCCACCCAGTACCCGCCCAGTGCTGCCCCGGGCACTGGGACAGACAGAGAGGACTTCCTCTGCCCCGGGTAGGGAGCAAGAGGGTACACACCAGTGATATGTGACTAAGACATATAGTCCCCACTTCAAGGCACTCACTCTATTTAGAATCTATCAGATTGGAATCTCTAGGGTCAAGGCACCTCTGGGGTTTTTTGGGGGGAGAGGGATTTAAatgtatcatttgtttttattgaaatataattgatttacagtgctgtattAGTtactgatgtacagcaaagtgattcagttacaagtcatctctgttttttaaaacatctacAGAAAATTCAGATTGCAGCAGGGTTAAGAACCATTACAgcaatgcacatacacacacacacacccatccagAAACCGAAGCCACATGCACTAGGTTCTAGCTTAATTCTTCAGGCAACAAGTGGAAGAAGATGTCTTATAACTAAAGTAACACTCTCCTGCCACACCCTCCAgcaaccccaacacacacacacacacacacacacacacacaagctctcTTTTTTACCTACACCTCAAAAAAATCACTCGGAGAAgtcaatagcaacccacttcagtacccttgcctggaaaatcccatggagagaggggcctggtgggctgcagtccatggggtcgctaggagtcgggcacaactgagcgacttcactttcacttttcactttcatgcattggagatggaaatggcaccccactccagtattcttgcctggagaatcccagggacgggggagtctggtgggctgccatctatggggtcgcacagagtcagacacgactgaagcgacttagcggcagcagcagcaaaaaatcACTAAAAGAAGTAACTTTCAAAACCATATAGACCTGAAATTCAAGTCCTCCAATGTCACTAATAAAACAGTCTTCAAAATATAACTTCATTTtatgaatttcttaaaaaaataagaaagagaaatttgggACACTGTGACTATATAAGTGCATTTACCTTAAACAAACTAAAATAGAAAACTTGGCCTTTCATTTTTTCTCCATGAAAGTCTTTTATCAACTGGGTGTTTTCTCCATCTTGGGACAGAGATGAAGAGACCACTTCAGATATTATATCTAAGTATTGAACAAATTTTCTGTTGCAACACACAATATCAACATAATTCTGTTTTTTgacacttttgcgaccccatggactatacagtccatggaattctctaggccagaaaagtggagtgggtagctgttcccttctccagggttatcttcccaacccagggatcgaacctaggtctcccacgttgcaggcggattctttaccagcctgagccacgagggaagcccttttgacacTATGAGTAtgtaacaaaaaaacaaactcatctGATAATAAGTGAGTAGCCCTGAGGAGTTCAAGTCAATTATGCAACTGATATTAACAGATGAAGGGAGACTCAGACGCCCAGGCTCTGGAATGGCAGGCTCTGTTCACCCAGCCGCAGGGAACCCCCCTCCTTCCCCGAATCCTCCCACCACATGCTGGTCCTCAGCCACCTGAGGACTTCATGtcctatttatatttatagacTCCTCAGATGATCCCAGCACAAATTCCCACCAGGTCCTTTTGATGAAAAATCTGGTTTGGCCTCACCTCTCCGCTTATATCCCAAAATGCTTCCGAACGTCACCAGGGCTGCATAACCAAAACCAATCAGGTCCATTGGCAAGGTTCAAGTCTAAAGCAAGGGGGAAGGGAAATATTTTACAAGATAAAAAGAGTCTGGGGGAgcaaatgtatataaaaatgatGTGCATTCCacagaattaaataaattaatttctctAGTTCACTAAGAAAAGGGCAGCTAGATCTTCCCCCTCTCCCAACACTCAGCCGCCGTCCCCCTCACCCTCATCACTCTCAAGATCACTGAGGGAGACACCTGAGGCTGATTTTCCTTTCCTGTCTGCCAAGACTTGCTGTCCTCTCAGTTGGGGACGCCTTTCCCACTCCCCAGCAGGACTTCTGCTCTGGTTAGCCTGGTCTCCTAGCGGGGCAGTGACCCTGCCATGTTCACTTTGCACTCCGGTGCCTGGAACTTGCCCCCTTCTCCCCGACCAACATTCTCTACGCACCATCTCCCTCTGAACCTACTTTCCTTCTCAGCCACACCCCTAACCTCCTTAACCACGCCCATCTCAAACCACACCCTAACTTCCTTAACCACGCCCCTCCTCAGCCGCACCCCCTAACCACCTTAACCACGCCCCTTCTCAGCCACACCCCCTTAACCACTCCTTCTCAGCCACACCCCTAACCCCCTTAACCACGCCCCTTCTAACCACACCCCCTAGCCTCCTTAACCACGCCCCTTCCCAGGCACACCCCTAACCCCCTTAACCACTCCCACCTGCACGGTCCACCTGGTCTGGAGCGTCTGCTCTTCTAACATCCCTGACCTTAACTCTATCttgtaattctttcttttttgtaccCGCTCCTCTTCACACCTAAGAACAGGAAAGGGGTAACAAGGACGTGTGCTTGTTGACTGATTCCCTTTCAACGTGCTCTTTGCTTTGTTGTGAGACAGGTCTCCTGTGGTGGCAGAGACACCCACGCTTGGTCCATGGGAAACCACTGAAGGATGCAATGCAATGCAACCCTGGCAGGAAGTTAACTGCGTGACCGTGAGATCCTGCAGGCCTCACAGAAGCAGCTGAAACACCCATGGGTGAAAAGTTCGAAGAAACTCCATGGAAATcctgcctggaattctccaagacgTAGGAGAAAGAGTGCTGGCTACAGGTTGGACACATGGCCTCTGGTCACTAGTGGCTGCTGGACCCTGGACCATGCCCCATCTCTAAAAGGCCAACTCCCCCAAAGTGAGGGGAATAGACGAGATAAGctctagagttttttttttttaattattattctaaGATTCTGGCGGTGACTGCACATCTTTTTACATCTCTATTTTTCTCCCTGGGAAAAACAATTATCTTTGTATACATGAGGAATGGTATATGagaattttttgtattttcacaaTTTTCTCACTGTTTGCCATTTAGGTTAACCTGGTCTTTAATTCTCTGCAGCAACTGGTAACAAACTGGCCCAGAAGAATGGAAAAGGAGGGTAAGTTAGCACTTACTGTGAGGAAGGGTCTGGGGTTGGGAGCCCAAGGCACAGGAGGTGATGGCGCTGAAAAGGAGGCAATGATGGAAAATTCTCAATGTCTGTGGGATGAAGAATTAAAACAGGATGGTTGTTGATGCCCAAGAAGTGGTCCAGTGGGGCTGAATATAGAAGAAGGAAGGACGTGTGTTCCAAAACCATGGATAAATCATAATAAGGATGTCGTTCCTGAGCAgttaccatgtgccagacaccaCTGTAAGGCCTTATATGTATCAACTCATTTAATTATCACCACGACCCTAGGAGGTAAGTACTATCATtatccactttgcagatgaggcaaCTAAAGCACAGAAAAGGCAAGTAGCagccctgaggtcacacagcagaacCAAGATAGCAGACTCAGAGAAGTTTCATTCCTAATCAGTAGTACTTCCCAAAACAAAGTTAGCTGCCAAAAGAGTGAACGTACAAGTGAAGCTGAAGTTCCTGAAAGTTTTCACTTCTGGGTTAAGCACTTCTTGGCCTCGTGGCTTAGCCCACACTGCACTGTCTTCCACCTGGAGACCTATCACCCTCAGCCCTGTGAGCACCTCACGTCCAGTCCTACTTCCTGTCTTTCTCAAGGAGCCCATCACATTCCACGGTGTATGCTTGGCTTCACCAACGTGTAATGTTAGGCACGTTCCTTAATCTCTCTgtatctcagtttctccatctgtaaagcaGGGATAATAAAAATACCTACCTCACAGAGTTGCTGTGGTGATGAAATGAGTTAACACTGTAAGGCGCTCAGAACCCATGCCTGGCACACACTGAACACCCAACAAATATTAGCTGCTCAAATGATGATTCCTCCCTTTCACTCTTACACCCATTTTTAAGCTTGATGTGAACAAGGGCAATACTACTTCAGCACAATGAGAAGTCAACTGAGGCAGGGTGATTTATGATGCAGGCGTTCATAGACTCAAGCCATAATATTACTGATATAACTTGCATGTATACTCAATTACATCAACGACTATCTCTTGGGTGTCTTCTATGTGCAGGCAGCAGGAAGAGATGGAAAGCCCCACTGATGGACACAGCCCTGGTCTTCCAGGACTTCCAGCGCAGCACCAGGAAGGCCACAGCTGCCTGAGGGAGCCCCCGGAGGAGAGGCACAGGCCCTATAACCAGGAGCTTCACCCTCCCAGGCTGGCAGCCTAAGCTTCATTCTGTGAGGAAGCAGGGACGCAGCTTGGACCTTGAGGCCGGCAGGAGTAAAGCAAGGGAAGAGTCTGGCGAGGAAGAGTATGTCCTAGGCAGAAGAGA of the Bubalus kerabau isolate K-KA32 ecotype Philippines breed swamp buffalo chromosome 3, PCC_UOA_SB_1v2, whole genome shotgun sequence genome contains:
- the TMEM14A gene encoding transmembrane protein 14A, translated to MDLIGFGYAALVTFGSILGYKRRGGVLSLIAGLFVGFLAGYGAYRVSNDKRDVKLSLFTAFFLATIMGVRFKRSKKIMPAGLVAGLSLLMILRLVLLLL